Proteins from one Elgaria multicarinata webbii isolate HBS135686 ecotype San Diego chromosome 3, rElgMul1.1.pri, whole genome shotgun sequence genomic window:
- the LOC134396248 gene encoding LOW QUALITY PROTEIN: zinc finger protein 436-like (The sequence of the model RefSeq protein was modified relative to this genomic sequence to represent the inferred CDS: substituted 1 base at 1 genomic stop codon) has protein sequence MECGKGFSNSSDLTVHRRTHTGEKPYQCMECGKHFSQSHNLNAHQKTHTGEKPYECMACGKSFNTSQMLTQHQRTHTGEKPYKCMECGKSFXVSKSLTVHQRFHTGEKLHQCMECGKSLNISRSLTVHQRTHTGEKPYQCMACEMSFRQYSTLRTHQRIHTGEKPYQCMECGKSFSKSSNLKIHQRTHTGEKPYQCMEWGKNFNNRSQFTSHRRNHTGEKPYQCMECGKSFSTSSSLIVHQRTHTGEKPYQCMECGKSFTNSSPLTTHRRTHTGEKPYQCMECGKGFSNSSQLTTHRRTHTGKKPYKCMECGKSFSVSGGLRVH, from the coding sequence atggagtgtggaaagggctttagTAATAGCAGTGATCTTACTGTGCAtagaagaacccacacaggggagaaaccatatcaatgcatggaatgtggaaagcaTTTTAGTCAAAGTCATAACCTTAATGCACatcaaaaaacccacacaggagagaaaccttatgaATGTATggcatgtggaaagagctttaataCGAGTCAAATGCTTACTCAACATCAGAGAAcccatacaggagagaaaccgtataaatgcatggagtgtggaaagagcttttgaGTAAGCAAGAGCCTTACTGTACATCAGAgatttcacacaggggagaaactacatcaatgcatggagtgtggaaagagcttaaATATAAGCAGGAGCCTTACTGTACAtcagagaacccacacaggggagaaaccttatcaATGCATGGCGTGTGAAATGAGCTTCAGGCAGTACAGTACCCTTAGGacacatcaaagaatacacacaggggagaaaccatatcaatgcatggaatgtgggaagagcttcagcaaAAGCAGTAACCTTAAGATAcaccaaagaactcacacaggggagaaaccatatcaatgcatGGAATGGGGAAAGAACTTTAATAACAGAAGTCAATTTACTTCACATAGAAGAAaccacaccggggagaaaccatatcaatgcatggaatgtggaaagagcttcagtacgAGCAGTAGCCTCATtgtacatcaaagaacccacacaggggagaaaccatatcaatgcatggaatgtggaaagagctttactaACAGCAGTCCGCTTACTACACATaggagaacccacacaggggagaaaccatatcaatgcatggaatgtggaaagggcTTTAGTAACAGCAGTCAACTTACTACACAtagaagaacccacacagggaagaaaccatataaatgcatggagtgtggaaagagcttcagcgtAAGCGGTGGCCTTAGAGTACATTAA